Proteins found in one Ptychodera flava strain L36383 chromosome 3, AS_Pfla_20210202, whole genome shotgun sequence genomic segment:
- the LOC139125100 gene encoding uncharacterized protein isoform X1: MTGRGSALLAFSNLSLGVLSVGVQMKIGMVRPYPKTMCCCICLLLYCTHTSWYIQCSNHEDDRNGKDNTCETGGPCSEKGVVLLIGTEWTSNKSNLEVVVNNRELAKAIAQRGFKVYCTVLNIQDEDISLAAKENVDLVVPTSDDMSSSASRQQVILNPEKYYPSLKELDHVQFVVSHAFINGTARMALRIRDKLFRKAKLITIFYYIPEDEDLPPSRLQAHQEEMESWAAKADLVLSLGPNIFNYFTNKFRIFEDINHHLLLPFMTTDKFDQSVFKNRNISTFVEILTFHSDMLIREDKFHQFDLPARIIGDTCRNRSCETKLRWKILGVNDDVYVTFRDHLNQIVKNADVKINFYPPHSLGKIYDDLIQCHIVLYTGENSFGLPALLAASAGVPLITSENTGFSSFLKEHNFVYFTHSMLSNNRDLPTDRIKNVIQEYDEMLKVARNIQTFLQKCAVDGPIARSQDIFYAWLEDNY; this comes from the exons ATGACCGGTCGCGGTTCTGCGCTGCTGGCGTTTTCCAATCTATCACTTGGTGTTCTTTCTGTCGGAGTGCAG ATGAAAATCGGCATGGTTCGGCCTTATCCGAAGACTATGTGCTGTTGTATCTGTTTGCTGCTATATTGTACCCACACATCATGGTACATACAATGCAGCAATCATGAAGACGACCGAAACGGAAAAGACAACACATGTGAAACAGGGGGACCATGCTCAGAGAAAG GAGTGGTTTTGTTAATTGGAACTGAGTGGACGTCAAACAAAAGTAATCTAGAAGTTGTTGTGAATAATAGAGAACTTGCAAAGGCAATCGCTCAACGAGGGTTCAAAGTTTACTGTACAGTACTTAACATACAGGATGAAGACATTTCTCTCGCTGCAAAGGAAAATGTAGACCTCGTCGTGCCAACTTCTGACGACATGAGTTCATCAGCGTCACGGCAGCAAGTAATACTAAATCCTGAAAAGTATTATCCCAGCCTTAAAGAGCTTGATCACGTGCAGTTTGTAGTCAGCCATGCTTTCATCAATGGAACGGCAAGGATGGCATTGCGTATTCGTGATAAATTGTTCAGAAAGGCAAAATTAATCACAATATTCTACTACATACCAGAAGATGAGGATCTACCACCTTCCAGATTACAGGCACACCAGGAGGAAATGGAGAGCTGGGCAGCCAAAGCTGACCTTGTTCTCTCACTTGGTCCGAATATATTCAACTACTTCACAAACAAATTCAGAATCTTCGAGGACATTAACCACCATTTACTTTTGCCTTTCATGACAACCGACAAATTTGACCAAAGCGTGTTCAAAAATCGGAATATATCAACATTTGTCGAAATattaacattccattcagacaTGCTGATAAGGGAAGACAAATTTCATCAGTTCGACCTACCTGCGAGGATAATAGGTGATACCTGCCGAAACAGGTCATGCGAGACGAAATTGAGGTGGAAAATTTTGGGTGTTAATGATGACGTCTATGTTACATTTCGAGATCATTTAAATCAAATTGTCAAAAACGCCGATGTAAAGATTAACTTCTACCCACCTCATTCTCTCGGCAAAATTTATGATGATCTTATCCAGTGCCATATAGTATTGTACACCGGTGAAAACTCATTCGGGTTACCAGCTCTTCTTGCTGCTTCAGCCGGTGTCCCACTTATAACATCTGAAAATACAGGGTTCTCTTCTTTTTTGAAAGAGCACAATTTTGTCTATTTTACACATTCTATGCTTTCAAATAACAGAGATTTACCAACTGATCgaataaaaaatgtaatacaaGAGTATGACGAAATGCTGAAAGTTGCACGTAATATacagacatttttacaaaaatgtgcaGTAGATGGACCTATTGCACGATCTCAGGATATATTTTATGCCTGGTTAGAGgacaattattga
- the LOC139125100 gene encoding uncharacterized protein isoform X2: MKIGMVRPYPKTMCCCICLLLYCTHTSWYIQCSNHEDDRNGKDNTCETGGPCSEKGVVLLIGTEWTSNKSNLEVVVNNRELAKAIAQRGFKVYCTVLNIQDEDISLAAKENVDLVVPTSDDMSSSASRQQVILNPEKYYPSLKELDHVQFVVSHAFINGTARMALRIRDKLFRKAKLITIFYYIPEDEDLPPSRLQAHQEEMESWAAKADLVLSLGPNIFNYFTNKFRIFEDINHHLLLPFMTTDKFDQSVFKNRNISTFVEILTFHSDMLIREDKFHQFDLPARIIGDTCRNRSCETKLRWKILGVNDDVYVTFRDHLNQIVKNADVKINFYPPHSLGKIYDDLIQCHIVLYTGENSFGLPALLAASAGVPLITSENTGFSSFLKEHNFVYFTHSMLSNNRDLPTDRIKNVIQEYDEMLKVARNIQTFLQKCAVDGPIARSQDIFYAWLEDNY; this comes from the exons ATGAAAATCGGCATGGTTCGGCCTTATCCGAAGACTATGTGCTGTTGTATCTGTTTGCTGCTATATTGTACCCACACATCATGGTACATACAATGCAGCAATCATGAAGACGACCGAAACGGAAAAGACAACACATGTGAAACAGGGGGACCATGCTCAGAGAAAG GAGTGGTTTTGTTAATTGGAACTGAGTGGACGTCAAACAAAAGTAATCTAGAAGTTGTTGTGAATAATAGAGAACTTGCAAAGGCAATCGCTCAACGAGGGTTCAAAGTTTACTGTACAGTACTTAACATACAGGATGAAGACATTTCTCTCGCTGCAAAGGAAAATGTAGACCTCGTCGTGCCAACTTCTGACGACATGAGTTCATCAGCGTCACGGCAGCAAGTAATACTAAATCCTGAAAAGTATTATCCCAGCCTTAAAGAGCTTGATCACGTGCAGTTTGTAGTCAGCCATGCTTTCATCAATGGAACGGCAAGGATGGCATTGCGTATTCGTGATAAATTGTTCAGAAAGGCAAAATTAATCACAATATTCTACTACATACCAGAAGATGAGGATCTACCACCTTCCAGATTACAGGCACACCAGGAGGAAATGGAGAGCTGGGCAGCCAAAGCTGACCTTGTTCTCTCACTTGGTCCGAATATATTCAACTACTTCACAAACAAATTCAGAATCTTCGAGGACATTAACCACCATTTACTTTTGCCTTTCATGACAACCGACAAATTTGACCAAAGCGTGTTCAAAAATCGGAATATATCAACATTTGTCGAAATattaacattccattcagacaTGCTGATAAGGGAAGACAAATTTCATCAGTTCGACCTACCTGCGAGGATAATAGGTGATACCTGCCGAAACAGGTCATGCGAGACGAAATTGAGGTGGAAAATTTTGGGTGTTAATGATGACGTCTATGTTACATTTCGAGATCATTTAAATCAAATTGTCAAAAACGCCGATGTAAAGATTAACTTCTACCCACCTCATTCTCTCGGCAAAATTTATGATGATCTTATCCAGTGCCATATAGTATTGTACACCGGTGAAAACTCATTCGGGTTACCAGCTCTTCTTGCTGCTTCAGCCGGTGTCCCACTTATAACATCTGAAAATACAGGGTTCTCTTCTTTTTTGAAAGAGCACAATTTTGTCTATTTTACACATTCTATGCTTTCAAATAACAGAGATTTACCAACTGATCgaataaaaaatgtaatacaaGAGTATGACGAAATGCTGAAAGTTGCACGTAATATacagacatttttacaaaaatgtgcaGTAGATGGACCTATTGCACGATCTCAGGATATATTTTATGCCTGGTTAGAGgacaattattga